Proteins encoded within one genomic window of Anastrepha ludens isolate Willacy chromosome 4, idAnaLude1.1, whole genome shotgun sequence:
- the LOC128860878 gene encoding gamma-glutamyl hydrolase isoform X1: protein MFLYVRKLIFNYRTMSGNTPFIGLLCMDRKDGMKKEIRSYIDSKYVGYLVAGGAKVVPIWNNKDLEYYYDILNKVNGVLLPGGAVYVNEHDPSRLDLTNYYVRATEIIIRIAKEKFDKGIHLPIWGTCLGFQLLVLYTTETAATTYGTDPRNICQPMNCDLKVEFLSDFRDSRLFAHLPPELEIIMRNEPFGRHRHRYCWTIESCKSFNDWHILAKNTDGNGTEFASIMEHRRYPFYGSQFHPESDCPEHCLKVREYLAKFFVGDSGRYPNRFVNAERYEIQNFPKIAGKGNDQIYAFGESPDYPD, encoded by the exons ATATTTAACTATCGAACTATGAGTGGGAACACGCCTTTTATTGGCTTGCTATGTATGGATCGGAAGGATGGCATGAAAAAGGAGATTCGCAGTTATATCGACAGTAAATATGTAGGATATTTGGTAGCTGGTGGAGCTAAAGTTGTGCCCATTTG GAACAATAAAGACCTGGAGTATTATTacgatatattaaataaagtaaatgg AGTTCTATTGCCAGGAGGTGCAGTTTATGTGAATGAGCACGATCCTTCACGCTTGGATTTAACCAATTATTATGTACGAGCAACTGAGATAATAATACGCATAGCGAAAGAAAAGTTTGACAAAGGAATTCATTTGCCTATTTGGGGAACTTGTCTGGGATTTCAACTTTTGGTGCTTTATACCACCGAAACGGCGGCTACAACTTACGGCACGGATCCACGTAATATTTGCCAACCCATGAACTGTGATTTGAAAGTCGAGTTTCTATCAG ATTTTCGGGACTCAAGGCTTTTTGCACATTTGCCACCCGAATTGGAAATTATCATGCGGAACGAACCTTTTGGTCGACATCGACATAGGTATTGTTGGACCATTgag TCATGCAAAAGTTTTAATGATTGGCATATTTTGGCAAAAAACACGGACGGAAATGGCACTGAGTTCGCTTCGATTATGGAACACCGCAG GTACCCATTTTACGGCTCGCAATTTCATCCGGAATCAGACTGCCCGGAGCATTGCTTGAAAGTAAGAGAATATCTGGCAAAGTTCTTTGTGGGTGATAGCGGCCGCTATCCTAATAGATTTGTGAATGCCGAGcgttatgaaatacaaaattttcctaaaatcgCAGGGAAAGGTAATGACCAAATCTATGCATTTGGTGAATCGCCTGATTATCCTGACTAG
- the LOC128860878 gene encoding gamma-glutamyl hydrolase isoform X2 → MSGNTPFIGLLCMDRKDGMKKEIRSYIDSKYVGYLVAGGAKVVPIWNNKDLEYYYDILNKVNGVLLPGGAVYVNEHDPSRLDLTNYYVRATEIIIRIAKEKFDKGIHLPIWGTCLGFQLLVLYTTETAATTYGTDPRNICQPMNCDLKVEFLSDFRDSRLFAHLPPELEIIMRNEPFGRHRHRYCWTIESCKSFNDWHILAKNTDGNGTEFASIMEHRRYPFYGSQFHPESDCPEHCLKVREYLAKFFVGDSGRYPNRFVNAERYEIQNFPKIAGKGNDQIYAFGESPDYPD, encoded by the exons ATGAGTGGGAACACGCCTTTTATTGGCTTGCTATGTATGGATCGGAAGGATGGCATGAAAAAGGAGATTCGCAGTTATATCGACAGTAAATATGTAGGATATTTGGTAGCTGGTGGAGCTAAAGTTGTGCCCATTTG GAACAATAAAGACCTGGAGTATTATTacgatatattaaataaagtaaatgg AGTTCTATTGCCAGGAGGTGCAGTTTATGTGAATGAGCACGATCCTTCACGCTTGGATTTAACCAATTATTATGTACGAGCAACTGAGATAATAATACGCATAGCGAAAGAAAAGTTTGACAAAGGAATTCATTTGCCTATTTGGGGAACTTGTCTGGGATTTCAACTTTTGGTGCTTTATACCACCGAAACGGCGGCTACAACTTACGGCACGGATCCACGTAATATTTGCCAACCCATGAACTGTGATTTGAAAGTCGAGTTTCTATCAG ATTTTCGGGACTCAAGGCTTTTTGCACATTTGCCACCCGAATTGGAAATTATCATGCGGAACGAACCTTTTGGTCGACATCGACATAGGTATTGTTGGACCATTgag TCATGCAAAAGTTTTAATGATTGGCATATTTTGGCAAAAAACACGGACGGAAATGGCACTGAGTTCGCTTCGATTATGGAACACCGCAG GTACCCATTTTACGGCTCGCAATTTCATCCGGAATCAGACTGCCCGGAGCATTGCTTGAAAGTAAGAGAATATCTGGCAAAGTTCTTTGTGGGTGATAGCGGCCGCTATCCTAATAGATTTGTGAATGCCGAGcgttatgaaatacaaaattttcctaaaatcgCAGGGAAAGGTAATGACCAAATCTATGCATTTGGTGAATCGCCTGATTATCCTGACTAG